From one Nonomuraea polychroma genomic stretch:
- a CDS encoding cupin domain-containing protein: MIRVRFASGFLAAGVVAAAAACAPVAERAAGTVQVAAEVPVAATVSQPPSETLSPLLEQAVPNVKGKTFTSAIADFPPGSRAVPHRHGKAFVYAYVLEGTLRSQISGEPVRIFRQGEDWVEPPGAHHVLTENTSRTKSAKLLVIFISNTGDKIKIDDPPG, translated from the coding sequence ATGATCCGAGTACGGTTCGCCAGCGGGTTCCTGGCTGCCGGTGTGGTGGCCGCGGCCGCCGCGTGTGCTCCCGTAGCAGAGCGTGCGGCCGGCACGGTACAGGTTGCCGCCGAGGTGCCCGTCGCTGCCACGGTTTCGCAGCCACCGTCCGAGACGCTGTCGCCTCTGTTGGAACAGGCCGTCCCGAATGTCAAGGGCAAGACGTTCACCTCGGCGATCGCGGATTTCCCGCCAGGTTCACGTGCGGTGCCGCATCGGCACGGCAAGGCTTTCGTGTACGCCTACGTGCTCGAAGGCACGTTGCGTAGCCAGATCAGTGGCGAGCCGGTGCGCATTTTCCGCCAGGGCGAGGACTGGGTCGAGCCGCCGGGTGCCCACCATGTGCTCACGGAGAACACCAGCCGGACAAAATCGGCGAAGTTGCTGGTCATCTTCATCTCCAACACAGGAGACAAGATCAAGATCGATGATCCGCCAGGGTAG
- a CDS encoding NADP-dependent oxidoreductase, translated as MQAITVRDRAAGLAGLSLTEVPYPHAAENDVIVRVHAAAFTPGELDWAATWSDRAGRDRTPSVLGHEVSGVVVELGYGTTGLTVGQRVFGMTDPARDGSLAEYVAVEARNLAPLPADVDHTVAAALPISGLTAWQGLFDHGRLTAGQTVLIHGAAGGVGALAVQLAREAGARVIGTGRAGARDTALELGVDVFLDLQADRLEDGGQVDVVLDMIGGDIMDRSAALVRAGGTLVAIASPPTVRPRDGQAIFFVVEPDRARLADLALRLRDGRLRPNVGAVRTLAEAPSVLAAAQRGQGKTIIRVAEGG; from the coding sequence ATGCAGGCCATCACCGTCCGAGACCGCGCCGCCGGTCTGGCTGGGCTCTCCCTGACGGAAGTGCCCTACCCCCACGCCGCCGAGAACGACGTCATCGTGCGGGTGCATGCCGCGGCGTTCACCCCCGGAGAGCTCGACTGGGCGGCAACGTGGTCCGATCGCGCGGGCCGCGACCGGACGCCGAGTGTGCTCGGGCATGAGGTGTCCGGTGTCGTCGTCGAGCTGGGATACGGAACCACCGGCCTGACCGTCGGTCAGCGGGTGTTCGGGATGACCGACCCGGCCCGCGACGGCTCGCTGGCCGAGTACGTGGCGGTGGAGGCCCGCAACCTCGCGCCGCTGCCGGCCGACGTCGACCACACCGTGGCCGCCGCACTGCCGATCTCAGGGCTGACAGCATGGCAGGGCCTGTTCGACCATGGCCGCCTCACTGCCGGCCAGACCGTCCTGATCCACGGCGCCGCGGGCGGTGTCGGTGCTCTCGCGGTGCAGCTCGCGCGCGAGGCAGGAGCCCGGGTGATCGGCACCGGCAGGGCCGGCGCCAGGGACACGGCACTCGAGCTCGGCGTGGATGTCTTCCTGGACCTGCAGGCCGATCGTCTCGAAGATGGCGGTCAGGTCGACGTGGTGCTCGACATGATCGGCGGCGACATCATGGACCGCTCGGCCGCCCTGGTGCGCGCCGGCGGCACGCTCGTCGCCATCGCCTCGCCACCCACGGTCCGGCCCCGAGACGGGCAGGCGATCTTCTTCGTCGTCGAACCCGATCGCGCCCGCCTCGCGGACCTGGCCCTGCGGCTCCGGGACGGACGGCTCCGCCCGAACGTCGGGGCCGTGCGGACGCTCGCCGAGGCGCCGTCGGTGCTCGCGGCCGCCCAGCGCGGCCAGGGCAAGACGATCATCCGGGTCGCGGAAGGCGGATAG
- a CDS encoding molybdopterin-dependent oxidoreductase, which yields MAIVSRGFRGRPSEGGGRVPPGQYLVEDFPCCRRVLCVTKWSKLDTSWAGVPLDVLFEDVETAAEYALIYSYGGCTTNLPLDDLLDGQAWTAHRFDGEELAPVHGGPAQAGGPVPRMRGGGAALGARSRHGVARSSRRRLPARVPAGLTDVAQGCARVGAGSFRGHSATEAALWRGPR from the coding sequence GTGGCCATCGTCTCGCGCGGCTTCCGCGGCAGGCCCAGTGAGGGCGGCGGCCGGGTCCCACCCGGCCAGTATCTGGTCGAGGACTTTCCGTGTTGTCGGCGGGTCCTTTGCGTCACCAAATGGTCAAAGCTGGACACCAGCTGGGCGGGCGTTCCGCTCGACGTGCTGTTCGAGGACGTGGAGACCGCCGCCGAGTACGCGCTGATCTACTCCTACGGCGGCTGCACCACCAACCTGCCGCTCGATGACCTGCTCGACGGCCAGGCGTGGACCGCGCACCGCTTCGACGGCGAAGAACTGGCGCCTGTCCACGGCGGTCCGGCCCAGGCTGGTGGCCCGGTGCCCCGGATGCGCGGAGGTGGTGCTGCGCTTGGTGCGCGGTCTCGGCACGGCGTGGCTCGATCTTCGCGGCGCCGTCTCCCTGCGCGTGTCCCTGCCGGATTGACCGACGTGGCCCAGGGATGCGCGCGGGTTGGCGCTGGTTCATTCCGGGGTCACTCGGCGACCGAGGCCGCGCTATGGCGTGGCCCCAGGTAA
- a CDS encoding NAD(P)/FAD-dependent oxidoreductase — MAPLKSAVKTPVQRVKARSKPARRPARPRVVVVGAGFAGLNAARELARGGALVALVDPRPYTTFQPLLYQVATAGISAGDVAYPLRAFAGKYPNVRVRVSRLSTLHLDDKRVELADGTAIDYDYLVLATGVTTNWLGINGAREHAMPMYSVRDAVTLRERIQRCLEETAEGKRPSTHVVIVGGGPTGVETAGVIAELRRRTIPLTHPEIKPEQTSVTLVERFGYVLAPYKPRLRDAAADALRKRGVDLRLGSTVAAIEPDAVILEDGTRLHSDVTIWAPGVIAPEEVADCGLPQGKGGRVVVTEALNLEDHPEVFVAGDLALPPQPLPQVAQPAIQMGKHVGRQILAAAQDRPVQRFSYRDPGIMAIVGRAEAVIQLRNGVTMHGLVPWLAWILVHVAYLLGGRNRITVLNDFFWRYLGPRHSAASVAE; from the coding sequence ATGGCTCCATTGAAGAGCGCGGTGAAGACACCCGTGCAACGGGTGAAGGCCCGCTCCAAGCCGGCGCGGCGACCGGCCAGGCCTCGCGTCGTGGTCGTGGGCGCCGGCTTCGCCGGGCTGAACGCGGCCCGCGAGCTCGCCCGCGGCGGCGCGCTCGTCGCCCTTGTCGACCCCCGCCCGTACACCACCTTCCAGCCGCTGCTCTACCAGGTCGCCACGGCAGGCATCAGCGCCGGGGACGTCGCTTACCCGCTGCGCGCCTTCGCCGGCAAGTACCCCAACGTGCGCGTCCGTGTGTCCAGGCTGAGCACCCTGCACCTCGACGACAAACGGGTGGAGCTGGCCGACGGCACCGCCATCGACTACGACTACCTTGTGCTCGCCACCGGCGTCACCACCAACTGGCTCGGCATCAACGGCGCCCGGGAGCACGCCATGCCGATGTACTCCGTTCGCGACGCGGTCACCCTGCGGGAGCGGATACAGCGCTGCCTGGAGGAGACCGCCGAGGGCAAGCGCCCCAGCACCCACGTCGTCATCGTCGGCGGCGGCCCCACCGGCGTCGAGACGGCCGGGGTCATCGCCGAGCTGCGCCGCCGTACCATCCCGCTCACCCACCCGGAGATCAAGCCCGAGCAGACCAGCGTCACCCTGGTCGAGCGGTTCGGCTACGTGCTGGCACCGTACAAGCCGCGCCTGCGTGACGCCGCCGCCGACGCACTGCGCAAACGCGGCGTCGATCTCAGGCTCGGCAGCACCGTCGCCGCGATCGAACCCGACGCCGTCATCCTCGAGGACGGCACCCGGCTGCACAGCGACGTCACCATCTGGGCGCCCGGCGTGATCGCGCCCGAGGAGGTCGCCGACTGCGGCCTGCCGCAGGGCAAGGGCGGCAGGGTCGTCGTCACCGAGGCGCTCAACCTGGAGGACCACCCGGAGGTGTTCGTCGCCGGCGATCTCGCGCTGCCGCCCCAGCCGCTGCCGCAAGTCGCCCAGCCGGCCATCCAGATGGGCAAGCATGTGGGCCGGCAGATCCTCGCCGCCGCCCAGGACCGCCCCGTCCAGCGGTTCTCCTACCGCGACCCCGGCATCATGGCGATCGTCGGCCGCGCTGAGGCAGTGATACAGCTGCGCAACGGGGTGACCATGCATGGCCTGGTCCCCTGGCTGGCGTGGATCCTCGTGCACGTCGCGTACCTGCTGGGCGGGCGGAACCGGATCACCGTGCTCAACGACTTCTTCTGGCGTTACCTGGGGCCACGCCATAGCGCGGCCTCGGTCGCCGAGTGA
- a CDS encoding zinc ribbon domain-containing protein — protein sequence MSKLTATATCTAHGAIVEQTGQVVPQALLAERVAWLAGLARDLAADIVAGRWSAADLDALASGVGLDGRVLPSKGWMALRRLGWDVRPASGVHVCDRVLRCAQEQAARLLRLALHRRAVVAAIVAAWPREPGRRTDAEWAALRALLPDGVGAAEVRNRTRQVRAYRDSHDGVLPADLTEVEGPPACAAQIVLAAGDRQLATLERTSEHTAGLRVKLPLTACPASAKDWAWHLLPIALPPTVPSEAKLCSPTLRLHHGRVRVDLPFQTPIGFAPATGHVIGCGFDWGLNTLLTGTIGHLTAEGRVVTDGRPLAYDASGVSAKLHRLRDQREHLAAKRDRQERLLAGLTPTDPRVAELTPAYEVIAVEHERVCARIRRLNKALAWSAARWALDHALAAGATVIYLEDLATLEARGRRGRANARLSGQVRGQVVAAIRHLAAKHAIAVVTVPARGTSRYCPRCGTGTSALTHCPAPDRLTERGWAWAHCPGCGLSCDRDWAAAERILARGLLGQQATRTDRTTGTRAIRQVVEGNVARARRPRKATRAARRARRTRTDLHPRPAARDRSKNRPTPKRPTRASKTSSRAPDRRTVPAPLPNRGGQRPAGQAPQTTRPPAGRTGLARDPQHRTGFHRVAATPVLPLGQYADGPPRPRPPDLPEILR from the coding sequence ATGAGTAAGCTCACCGCGACGGCGACCTGCACCGCCCATGGCGCGATCGTGGAGCAGACCGGTCAGGTCGTCCCGCAGGCGCTGCTCGCCGAGCGGGTGGCCTGGCTGGCCGGTCTGGCGCGGGACCTTGCCGCCGATATCGTGGCCGGCCGGTGGAGTGCGGCGGATCTCGATGCGCTGGCGTCTGGGGTGGGTTTGGATGGGCGGGTGTTGCCGTCCAAGGGCTGGATGGCCCTGCGGCGGCTGGGCTGGGACGTGAGGCCGGCCTCAGGCGTGCATGTGTGTGATCGCGTGCTGCGGTGTGCCCAGGAGCAGGCGGCCCGCCTGTTGCGGCTAGCTTTGCATCGCCGCGCGGTGGTGGCGGCGATCGTGGCGGCCTGGCCGCGCGAGCCGGGCAGGCGCACCGACGCCGAATGGGCGGCGTTGCGGGCGCTGTTGCCGGACGGGGTGGGCGCGGCGGAGGTCCGCAATCGCACGCGGCAGGTCCGCGCCTACCGCGACAGCCACGACGGCGTGCTGCCGGCGGATCTGACCGAGGTGGAGGGGCCTCCGGCGTGTGCGGCGCAGATCGTGCTGGCCGCGGGCGACCGGCAACTGGCCACCCTGGAGCGCACCAGTGAGCACACCGCCGGCCTGCGGGTGAAGCTGCCCCTGACCGCCTGCCCCGCATCCGCCAAGGACTGGGCCTGGCACCTGCTGCCGATCGCCCTGCCGCCGACCGTCCCGTCGGAGGCGAAACTGTGCTCCCCCACCCTGCGCTTGCACCACGGCCGGGTACGCGTCGACCTGCCGTTCCAGACCCCAATCGGCTTCGCGCCCGCCACCGGTCATGTGATCGGGTGCGGCTTCGACTGGGGCCTGAACACCCTGCTCACCGGCACGATCGGACATCTGACGGCCGAGGGCCGGGTCGTCACCGATGGGCGGCCACTGGCCTACGACGCCAGCGGCGTGTCGGCCAAACTGCACCGGCTGCGGGACCAGCGCGAGCACCTGGCCGCCAAACGGGACCGTCAGGAACGGCTGCTGGCCGGCCTCACCCCCACCGACCCCCGCGTCGCCGAACTGACCCCGGCGTATGAGGTCATCGCGGTGGAGCATGAGCGGGTCTGCGCACGCATCCGGCGCTTGAACAAGGCGCTGGCCTGGTCGGCGGCCCGCTGGGCACTCGACCACGCCCTCGCCGCCGGGGCGACGGTCATCTACCTGGAGGACCTGGCCACCCTGGAAGCACGCGGGCGGCGGGGACGCGCGAACGCGCGCCTGTCGGGACAGGTGCGCGGGCAGGTGGTGGCGGCGATCCGGCATCTGGCGGCCAAGCACGCGATCGCCGTGGTCACCGTCCCGGCCCGCGGCACCTCCCGATACTGCCCCCGCTGCGGCACCGGCACGTCGGCGCTGACGCATTGCCCGGCCCCAGACCGGCTCACCGAGCGGGGCTGGGCGTGGGCGCACTGCCCAGGCTGCGGCCTGTCATGTGATCGGGACTGGGCGGCGGCCGAACGCATCCTCGCGCGTGGCCTGCTCGGCCAGCAGGCCACCCGCACCGACCGCACCACCGGGACCCGTGCCATCCGGCAGGTGGTGGAGGGAAACGTAGCCCGCGCCCGCCGCCCTCGCAAGGCGACCCGGGCCGCCCGCCGCGCCCGCCGCACCCGAACCGACCTACACCCCCGCCCGGCCGCGCGAGACCGATCCAAGAACCGGCCTACCCCGAAACGCCCCACCCGCGCTTCAAAGACCTCCAGCCGTGCGCCCGACCGGCGCACGGTGCCCGCCCCACTCCCCAACAGGGGTGGACAGCGTCCGGCGGGCCAAGCACCCCAGACGACCCGCCCACCCGCGGGACGTACAGGGCTTGCACGCGATCCTCAACACCGGACCGGCTTCCACCGCGTCGCGGCCACCCCCGTACTCCCCCTCGGACAGTACGCAGACGGCCCGCCACGGCCACGCCCGCCCGATTTGCCCGAAATACTCAGGTAA
- a CDS encoding ArsO family NAD(P)H-dependent flavin-containing monooxygenase: protein MTDVVVIGAGQAGLAAGYYLRRAGIDFTILDAQESPGGAWRHAWPSLRLFSPAQYSSLPGRMMPAPAAGDYPSADDTVAYLTDYEQRYQLPIVRPATAHAVRRADGRLAVETGTRTWHARIVVSATGTWWRPYVPHYPGMRAFRGRQLHTAQYRGPEPFRGRRVVIVGGGNSAAQILAELSTVAQTTWVTLRPPRLLPDELDGRALFALATRHQQGGESIGALGDIVAVTPVKQARDRGVLKAEPMFSRVTPTGVAWPDGSALECDVILWCTGFRPALGHLAPLKLRGPDGLIPTDGTRARAEPRLHLIGYGDWTGAASATLIGASRTAREMVSQIRRQLS from the coding sequence ATGACCGACGTCGTCGTCATCGGCGCCGGGCAGGCCGGGCTCGCAGCCGGCTACTACCTGCGCCGCGCGGGCATCGACTTCACCATCCTGGACGCGCAGGAGTCCCCGGGCGGTGCCTGGCGGCACGCCTGGCCGTCGCTGCGGCTGTTCTCGCCCGCGCAGTACAGCTCGCTGCCGGGCCGCATGATGCCCGCGCCGGCCGCCGGCGACTACCCGAGCGCCGATGACACGGTCGCCTACCTCACCGACTACGAGCAGCGCTACCAGCTGCCGATCGTCCGGCCGGCCACCGCGCATGCCGTACGGCGGGCGGACGGGCGCCTCGCGGTCGAGACCGGCACTCGCACCTGGCATGCCCGCATCGTCGTGAGCGCGACCGGCACCTGGTGGCGTCCGTACGTTCCGCACTATCCCGGCATGCGGGCGTTCCGCGGTCGCCAACTGCACACCGCGCAATACCGGGGGCCGGAGCCCTTTCGCGGACGGCGGGTCGTCATCGTCGGTGGTGGCAACTCCGCGGCGCAGATCCTGGCCGAGCTCTCGACCGTCGCCCAGACCACCTGGGTCACTCTCCGGCCACCGCGCCTGCTCCCCGACGAGCTCGACGGCCGCGCCCTGTTCGCTCTGGCCACCCGTCACCAGCAGGGCGGCGAGAGCATCGGCGCTCTGGGGGACATCGTCGCCGTCACGCCGGTGAAGCAGGCACGCGACCGCGGGGTGCTCAAAGCCGAGCCCATGTTCAGCCGCGTCACCCCGACCGGTGTGGCATGGCCGGACGGCAGTGCCCTGGAATGCGACGTCATCCTGTGGTGCACGGGCTTCCGTCCCGCGCTCGGGCACCTGGCGCCGCTGAAGCTGCGCGGGCCCGACGGGCTCATCCCCACCGACGGCACCCGCGCTCGGGCCGAGCCCCGGCTGCACCTGATCGGCTATGGCGACTGGACCGGCGCCGCGTCGGCCACCCTGATCGGCGCCAGCCGTACCGCCCGAGAGATGGTCTCCCAGATCCGCCGGCAGCTCAGCTGA
- a CDS encoding ArsR/SmtB family transcription factor yields MAATTATCCAPIAREPLSETEAAEIAALLKAVADPVRLRLLSMIGSHAGGEACVCDLTDAFDLTAPTISHHLKVLRTAGLIDGERRGTWVYYRIIPDVVNKLGALFAPLAEPAPGSGGGPVDMEFVTV; encoded by the coding sequence GTGGCCGCCACGACCGCAACGTGCTGCGCACCCATCGCGCGTGAGCCGCTGTCCGAGACGGAGGCGGCCGAGATCGCGGCGTTGCTGAAGGCGGTCGCCGACCCGGTACGGCTGCGCCTGCTGTCCATGATCGGCTCCCACGCCGGCGGCGAGGCATGCGTGTGCGACCTGACCGACGCCTTCGACCTGACCGCGCCGACGATCTCGCACCACCTCAAGGTGCTGCGGACGGCCGGCCTGATCGACGGCGAACGCCGCGGCACCTGGGTCTACTACCGGATCATCCCGGACGTGGTGAACAAGCTCGGCGCCCTGTTCGCACCGCTGGCCGAGCCCGCACCCGGCTCCGGCGGTGGCCCGGTCGACATGGAGTTCGTCACCGTATGA